Proteins encoded together in one Quercus lobata isolate SW786 chromosome 3, ValleyOak3.0 Primary Assembly, whole genome shotgun sequence window:
- the LOC115978964 gene encoding 1-aminocyclopropane-1-carboxylate oxidase-like: METFPVIDLEKLNGEGRGEVMELIKDACENWGFFELVNHGISHDFMDSVEKLTKEHYRKCMEQRFKEMVESKGLEAVQSEINDLDWESTFFLRHLPVSNISEIPDLDEVYRKAMKEFAFQLEKLAEQLLDLLCENLGLEKGYLKKAFYGSKGPTFGTKVSNYPPCPKPDLIKGLRAHTDAGGIILLFQDDKVSGLQLLKDGKWIDVPPMRHSIVINIGDQLEVITNGKYKSVMHRVVVQPDGNRMSIASFYNPGSDAVIYPAPLLIEKEAEKGQVYPKFVFEDYMNLYAGLKFQAKEPRFEAMKAMESTINLGPIPTV, from the exons atggAGACTTTCCCAGTTATTGACTTGGAGAAGCTAAATGGTGAAGGGAGAGGAGAAGTTATGGAACTGATAAAAGATGCTTGTGAGAACTGGGGCTTTTTTGAG TTGGTCAATCATGGCATTTCTCATGATTTCATGGACTCTGTGGAGAAGCTGACAAAGGAGCATTACAGGAAGTGTATGGAACAGAGGTTCAAGGAAATGGTGGAGAGTAAGGGCCTAGAAGCTGTTCAGTCTGAAATCAATGATTTGGACTGGGAAAGCACCTTCTTCTTGCGCCACCTTCCTGTCTCAAACATATCTGAAATCCCTGATCTTGATGAAGTTTATAG GAAGGCAATGAAGGAATTTGCATTTCAATTAGAGAAACTAGCTGAGCAACTCTTGGACTTGCTGTGTGAGAATCTTGGGTTGGAAAAAGGATACCTGAAAAAGGCCTTTTATGGGTCCAAGGGCCCAACTTTTGGCACCAAGGTTAGCAACTACCCTCCTTGCCCCAAGCCAGACCTGATCAAGGGCCTCCGGGCCCACACCGATGCAGGCGGCATCATCCTTCTCTTCCAAGATGACAAGGTCAGTGGCCTCCAACTCCTCAAGGATGGCAAATGGATTGATGTTCCCCCAATGCGCCACTCCATTGTGATCAACATTGGTGACCAACTTGAG GTCATTACCAATGGCAAATACAAGAGTGTGATGCACCGTGTGGTTGTTCAACCGGACGGTAACAGAATGTCCATTGCATCATTCTACAACCCAGGCAGTGATGCTGTGATCTATCCAGCACCGCTATTGATTGAGAAAGAAGCTGAAAAAGGCCAAGTATACCCAAAGTTCGTGTTCGAAGACTACATGAATCTCTATGCTGGCCTGAAGTTCCAGGCCAAGGAACCAAGATTTGAAGCCATGAAGGCCATGGAATCCACCATTAATTTGGGTCCTATTCCCACCGTCTGA
- the LOC115981534 gene encoding protein CLMP1-like gives MGKSGGRKKKGSASQVSGDNSTANANGGVDLDSSIFLKRAHELKEEGNKRFQNKDYVGALEQYDNALKLTPKTHLDRAVFHSNRAACLMQMKPIDYDTVIAECTMALQVQPRFVRALLRRARAFEAIGKYEMAMQDVQVLLGADPNHGDALEIARRLRMALGPRQDAQQDLQSRPSPAALGASAVRGAPIAGLGPCLPARPVGKKPTTTAGGSVVSFNNKPERPQTVLPNENGPESKAQLPKLVLKPSSGSSKPANPSKDSQKEQSSSSSVSLLTHGQPTKAAIQWRLLKLVYDHDIRLSQMPVKCSFRVLREIVSKRFPSSKSVLIKYKDNDGDLVTITCTGELRFAESCVDSLVPKDPETDKADSIGMLRLHIVEVSPEQEPPLLEEEEEKAMESEGNKGDDSGSNSSLSESVLEPADAIIDKPEKEDQKEKPGVAEDPECKEVEMDDWLFEFAQLFRTHVGIDPDAHIDLHELGMELCSEALEETVTSEDAQGLFDKAAAKFQEVAALAFFNWGNVHMCAARKRIPLDESAGKDVVAAQLQTAYDWVKERYSLARVKYEEALLIKPDFYEGLLALGQQQFEMAKLHWSFALAKKIDLSSWDSAETLDLFDSAEEKMKAATEMWEKLEEQRAKELKDPSASKKEELSKRRKKQGSNTEGEPSSLGSQGEISADEAAEQAAVMRSQIHLFWGNMLFERSQVECKLGLGGWKKNLDAAVERFKLAGASEADISMVLKNHCSNGDALEGDEKKVAKLDTDVTHEVKSDVVDQESGK, from the coding sequence ATGGGGAAATCAGGGGGTAGGAAGAAGAAGGGTAGTGCAAGCCAAGTTTCAGGGGATAATTCAACTGCAAATGCTAATGGTGGTGTTGATTTGGACTCATCAATCTTTTTGAAAAGGGCTCATGAGCTCAAAGAAGAGGGGAACAAGAGGTTTCAGAATAAGGACTATGTGGGTGCTCTTGAGCAGTATGATAATGCTCTTAAACTTACCCCTAAAACCCACCTGGATAGAGCTGTGTTTCATAGCAATAGGGCGGCTTGTTTGATGCAAATGAAGCCCATTGACTATGACACTGTGATTGCTGAGTGTACCATGGCGCTTCAGGTCCAGCCTCGGTTTGTCCGGGCTCTACTTAGGAGGGCTCGGGCATTTGAGGCGATAGGGAAGTATGAAATGGCGATGCAGGATGTGCAGGTGTTGTTGGGGGCTGATCCAAATCATGGCGATGCTTTGGAGATTGCACGAAGGTTGAGGATGGCATTGGGTCCTCGCCAGGATGCACAGCAGGACCTCCAGAGCCGCCCATCCCCTGCTGCCCTTGGGGCTTCTGCAGTTCGTGGTGCCCCAATTGCTGGTTTAGGGCCGTGTTTGCCTGCCCGGCCAGTAGGAAAGAAGCCAACTACTACAGCAGGGGGATCAGTGGTATCGTTTAATAATAAGCCAGAGAGACCCCAAACTGTTCTACCCAATGAAAATGGTCCTGAGTCTAAAGCCCAATTGCCGAAACttgtgttgaagccttcaagtggCTCTTCAAAACCTGCTAATCCAAGCAAGGATAGCCAGAAGGAACAATCGTCTTCTTCATCAGTGTCATTGCTTACTCATGGGCAACCTACAAAGGCTGCAATCCAATGGAGGCTGTTGAAGCTTGTTTATGATCATGACATAAGGCTTTCCCAGATGCCGGTGAAATGCAGTTTCAGAGTTTTAAGGGAGATTGTGAGCAAACGGTTTCCATCATCAAAGTCAGTTTTGATCAAGTATAAGGACAATGATGGTGATTTGGTGACCATAACCTGTACAGGGGAACTCAGATTTGCAGAGTCTTGTGTGGATAGCCTCGTCCCAAAAGATCCTGAAACAGATAAGGCAGACTCAATTGGGATGTTGAGATTGCACATTGTGGAGGTGAGTCCTGAGCAGGAGCCACCACTATTGGAAGAAGAGGAGGAGAAGGCTATGGAGAGCGAGGGAAATAAGGGAGATGATAGTGGCTCTAATTCGTCACTAAGTGAATCTGTGTTGGAACCTGCTGATGCCATAATTGATAAGCCAGAGAAAGAAGATCAGAAGGAGAAACCAGGAGTTGCAGAAGATCCTGAATGCAAGGAAGTGGAGATGGATGATTGGTTGTTTGAATTTGCTCAGCTTTTCCGCACCCATGTTGGTATTGACCCAGATGCGCATATTGATTTGCATGAGCTTGGGATGGAGCTTTGTTCTGAGGCACTTGAGGAGACGGTGACAAGTGAAGATGCTCAAGGTCTTTTTGACAAGGCTGCCGCAAAGTTCCAGGAGGTGGCTGCTTTGGCTTTCTTCAATTGGGGAAATGTTCATATGTGTGCAGCTAGAAAACGCATTCCCTTAGATGAATCTGCTGGAAAGGATGTAGTGGCAGCCCAGCTTCAAACAGCTTATGACTGGGTTAAGGAAAGATATTCTCTGGCCAGAGTGAAGTATGAGGAGGCACTTCTTATCAAACCTGATTTTTATGAGGGATTGCTTGCTCTGGGGCAGCAGCAATTTGAAATGGCCAAGCTTCATTGGTCATTTGCACTTGCTAAGAAAATAGATCTCTCAAGCTGGGATTCTGCAGAAACGCTCGACCTTTTTGATAGTGCTGAGGAAAAGATGAAGGCTGCGACTGAGATGTGGGAAAAGCTTGAGGAGCAGAGAGCAAAAGAGCTAAAAGATCCAAGTGCAAGCAAGAAGGAAGAGTtatcaaaaagaagaaagaaacaaggAAGTAATACTGAAGGTGAGCCCTCTAGCCTTGGCAGTCAGGGTGAAATTTCAGCAGATGAAGCAGCAGAACAAGCAGCTGTGATGAGATCACAGATACATCTCTTCTGGGGTAACATGCTTTTTGAGCGATCTCAAGTCGAGTGCAAACTAGGGCTGGGGGGTTGGAAGAAAAACCTGGATGCTGCTGTTGAACGCTTTAAGCTTGCTGGAGCTTCTGAGGCTGACATTTCGATGGTTCTGAAGAACCACTGCTCTAATGGAGATGCATTGGAAGGAGATGAGAAAAAGGTTGCAAAGTTAGACACAGATGTGACTCATGAAGTTAAGAGTGATGTGGTTGATCAAGAATCAGGAAAGTGA
- the LOC115980111 gene encoding probable tyrosine-protein phosphatase DSP4 isoform X1, with product MVIESLGGGGGEGEARPVMIEPPPPSSMMFSSGPAVCNSHAPAPPSPRTPPLTGDDDSDGDGLELLIPPLNFSMVDYGIFRSGFPDDANFGFLKSLGLRSVISLCTEPYPEVSKKFLKDNKIELFTFEIDGCKHRTGCLVGCLRRLQRWCLSSVFDEYQRFAAAKARVSDQRFIELFDLSSLRQSPTSFSCSRRH from the exons ATGGTGATTGAGAGCttgggaggaggaggaggagaaggagaagCGCGCCCCGTGATGATCGAGCCGCCGCCGCCGTCGTCGATGATGTTTTCATCCGGCCCCGCCGTCTGTAACTCTCACGCTCCGGCGCCTCCTTCTCCTAGGACTCCTCCGTTGACCGGAGACGATGATTCCGACGGAGACGGATTGGAACTGCTGATTCCGCCGCTGAATTTCTCGATGGTCGATTATGGCATCTTCCGGTCCGGTTTCCCCGATGACGCTAATTTCGGCTTCTTGAAATCCCTAGGCCTCCGTTCCGTTAT aTCTTTGTGCACGGAGCCGTATCCTGAAGTGAGCAAGAAATTCTTGAAAGATAATAAGATTGAGCTGTTCACGTTCGAAATCGATGGTTGTAAG CATCGCACTGGTTGTTTGGTTGGATGTTTAAGAAGATTGCAACGATGGTGCCTGTCGTCAGTTTTCGACGAGTACCAGAGGTTTGCTGCTGCTAAGGCCAGAGTGTCCGACCAAAGGTTCATAGAGTTGTTTGATCTTTCCAGCTTGAGGCAGTCCCCTACATCATTTTCATGTTCAAGGAGACACTAA
- the LOC115980111 gene encoding tyrosine-protein phosphatase DSP1-like isoform X2, whose product MVIESLGGGGGEGEARPVMIEPPPPSSMMFSSGPAVCNSHAPAPPSPRTPPLTGDDDSDGDGLELLIPPLNFSMVDYGIFRSGFPDDANFGFLKSLGLRSVISLCTEPYPEVSKKFLKDNKIELFTFEIDGCKEPFVNIPEEKIRNALRVVLGIIIHI is encoded by the exons ATGGTGATTGAGAGCttgggaggaggaggaggagaaggagaagCGCGCCCCGTGATGATCGAGCCGCCGCCGCCGTCGTCGATGATGTTTTCATCCGGCCCCGCCGTCTGTAACTCTCACGCTCCGGCGCCTCCTTCTCCTAGGACTCCTCCGTTGACCGGAGACGATGATTCCGACGGAGACGGATTGGAACTGCTGATTCCGCCGCTGAATTTCTCGATGGTCGATTATGGCATCTTCCGGTCCGGTTTCCCCGATGACGCTAATTTCGGCTTCTTGAAATCCCTAGGCCTCCGTTCCGTTAT aTCTTTGTGCACGGAGCCGTATCCTGAAGTGAGCAAGAAATTCTTGAAAGATAATAAGATTGAGCTGTTCACGTTCGAAATCGATGGTTGTAAG GAGCCTTTTGTAAACATTCCTGAGGAAAAAATCCGCAATGCACTCAGAGTTGTTCTTGGTATAATCATtcacatttaa